Below is a window of Cydia amplana chromosome 3, ilCydAmpl1.1, whole genome shotgun sequence DNA.
TATAcgacaatcatcatcatcaatcagTAGGGGTGGTCGGCCGAGTGGTACCTAAGTACTTTCAAAAAATTAGTAATTCGTATTTCGGCTATACATAGTATACATCACGTACAAAGTACTTACCTAGATAAAGCTTTTGTCAAACAATGCGGAGTAataatgtacagtcacgctccgtgattattatgccatttagggttctagctaaattggacagtCCGTAGCGTAGGTATCATATACAATCAATTTAGCTAGAAACCTAAGTGGCTCAACAATCACGGGGCGTGATGGTACGaccaaaaaaataagaataGGTAAAGGAATTCACCGTCTAAATAACGAGCCAGAATACAGTTCGAGagcttttttgttttgttgacTTCACGTAGAAACATTTCGCTGCGGATGCTGAGCAAGAGAAGCATACAGAGGTTTAAAGCAGTCATTGTGGCCGTGATCAAGAAGTCCAGTATCAAAGCTttctgaaaattattaaattgcttTAGTCGATTTTAAAACCAAATATGTAAGCCTAGCCCAATTTATGTTATACATTTATGTTAGTTTGGATTTTCAAGAAATTATGAACAAGAGATTTTACGTAGGAATAGTGGAGTTATTTGCATAAAATTGGCCTATAgaaaattaaatctaaaataccATAAATCGGCCTTGGCATGCTTTCcttaattacattattttattaactagTAGAGTCCGTGAACTCTGTACCTACCGACTTggcataaggtaaacgtactggtgctcgacgcagtcccagtacatgtcatcttgcaACTTAAGTCATtgacaatagaggtgacagcagagtgtcatctattgggcattagcatgtcgggcactagtacgtttaccttattcgATATATAATCCTTATACATATATCTAATGGAAGTTGATAGGTGAGTATTAGGCGCCGAATATGTAAGCCTAGCCCAATTTATGTTAGTTTGGATTTTCAAGAAATTCTGAACAAGAGATTTTACGTAGGAATAGTAGATTTATGTTATACATTTATGTTAGTTTGGATTTTCAAGAAATTCTGAACAACAGATTTTACGTAGGAATAGTAGAATTATTTGCATAAAAttgtcctatagaaaattaaatctaaaataccATAAATCGGCCTTGGCATGCTTTCcttaattacattattttattaactagTAGAGTCCGTGAACTCTGTACCTACCGACTTGGCATAAGATAAATGTACCGGTGCTCGACGCAGTCCCAGTACAtgccatcttgaaacttaagtcattgacaatagaggtgacagcagagtgtcatctattgggcattagcatgtcgggcactagtacgtttaccttattcgATATATAATCCTTATACATATATCTAATGGAAGTTGATAGGTTGATAGGTGAGTATTAGGCGCCGACAATAACGTCAAAAAATTTCGCTGTTACACTTTCGGTGCAGTATTAGCCTAGAGGAACTCTATTGGAATACATACCAGAGGAATATTGCTCTGCAGTGAAATAATTGTATATCGAAAAGACACCACCAGATATGCAACAAATAACTGGcagaataaataaatctaaaaaatacacatgtatattatttattgatcTCAGCGAATAAATACGTAGTTGTATTGATAGCAAAACAAGtcttatgtaggtacctgaAACCGATATTGATTTTGAAAGGAAATAAATGTAGAAAAAATCTCGTTTATATATATGTCTGTCGCGCTCGATTCAAAATCCTGGCGCTTATTGCTAAGATTAATGGATTGTACAAGTAATGTCCTTCCTCCGATTTGCTCCGACTTCAAATGGTTGGAAATGATCGAATTAACACGATTAATTCGATCAATGAAAAATTGTATGTGACTAGAGCAGCAACCCATTTCGAAAACGAAAGAAACGACAGTCCAGTTGTTGCCAAGTATCTCATGGACTCCGATGATTCCGTGGGTCAAGTAGATAGTGATGCAGATCAATGCACTAAAGACTGACAACAACGACAATACTGCGGTGCGGTTAAGCTTGTAATGGCTCATTCTTAATTTACCATCGTTTGACCAGTTTATTTTCATAATTCGATCGATAGTCTGCATTTTTTGGTACAATTCAACATTTCCCTGGTTGTTGATAAACCTACAATGCAGTACGCTTAGAGAGAACGTGAAATGGAGGCTAGATAAACCTATAAGATATATGTAGGTCAATTGGAGTTCggtgaaaattttttttgaataggtTTCAATCAACGATTTGCCAAGAAAAGTCGATGCAATAAGCAATGCGATTGTGTAGATCTTTTGAACGACGGTTGGAGCGGTCACTACTTGGTCGCGTATGTTCACCCGACACGATCCTAATATTGTCTGCATAATACGAAATGGCGCAAATACTTTAATAAAACCCTTGTCCAAAATATCCTTTCCGGGCACGTCTCCTGGTGTTAacctatttatattattgaCTGAAGCAGACATAGTAAAAGATTTCttattagtatttatttcactacgATGCGTCTTTACGATAGTGCCTTTTAAACTAAAATGTCTGATAGAGTGATAGTTAATGACATTTAGttcgattaggtacctacatcggAAAAAAGAAATAACGCTATTAACAACCTTAAGTGATTGCGTTATATATTCATgtgataatataattattatattgatctaaatattacgtaggtataggtaatgtTACGTAGGTATTGATGTGCCGTCAGAGAATTTCCAAAATTTCAAAACTTCCACATGGTAAAATTTCGATAAACTTCTCGTATTTTTATATGGGAATCTAAATTATCGATTTctaaaatgaaagtttcctttgtttagtattttttatttttctgaaatttTCGAATTCTTTGTACACCGTGTAAATGTAGGTATCACTTAATGTGGCTTCGGGCATATTATTTTCATGGTATAggtgtttttaaagtgaaaaaaagcggccaagtgcgagtcggactcgcccatgaagggttccgtatttaggggatttctgacgtattaaaaaaaactacatactTACTATCTAGTAACCAATTTTCTCCTATTAATGTAAGTAACTAACCAAGTAACTAAGTAACCAATTAATGTACTCTTtctaaccaattttcggtggaagtttgcatggtaaagtacatcatatattttttttagttttatcattctcttattttagaagttacagttacattttaccactttggtagtgtctctcgcgcaaactattcagtttagaaataaatgatattagaaacctcaatatcatttttgaagacctatccatagataccccacacgtatgggtttgattaaaaaaaaattgttgagtttcagttctaagtatggggaacccccaaaatttattgtttttttttctatttttgtgtgaaaatcttaagcggttcacagaatacatctacttgccaagtttcaacagtatagttcttatagtttcggaaaaaagtgccTGTgccatacggacggacagacggacagacagacagacatgatgaatccataatggttccgttttttgccatttggctacgggaccctaaaaaagGAGTTATATGTATAATTGCAGCGGTAGCAGAAAttgtaactaatagttcattgagGGCATTTTGAGATTTAAGTCTCATTTTCCAAAGTAGTGACTAGACAGTTTTCTTTCCGTGTACAGTCACCAGGAATAGTATCTATGTTACACAAGGAGAGccacaaaaatattttctgtattttattttattattataagctcAATTACTTTTATTAACGTACAtcaatatcatatcataatacaTCCTTTAGTCATCCAATCACAAAAACGTGAATTGTAAGATGGTCAATATGAAATTAGTGATCAGGTTGAAAATATCAATGATGAGTTGCGCGTCCATGCTCCACATGCCGTACACCGAGAAGTCCGGAGGCGTCTCTTCTATCAGCTTCAACATGTTCTTAGCTGTCGTCCTTAAGGGGCCTGAAACACATTGAATTTTTgagttatagtgtgtcaaaggactgtctcatttcaaacatagacagggaAAATCAAACTAggactagcacccaaaagaaaaggaagagtatagttttttttgttcttatttactgacaaattggtttgaccaactataggcgGCCTTATTGCATACAAACTTATAAATTCGTTTaataaacttaatatacattcttataaataaaacatattaaatAACTAACATATGAAACTTAAAAACTGAgttacaaagagaatataatcactgcTGAGTTAGGTTAGTTCAAAATAATAAACATGGTGGTAAAATTTCTTGGATCCTCCAGGAAGAGATAACTCAATTTTTTGGAACAAATTATTTCTTAGCcccaagaaaaatatattttttgcacgCCAAACATTATATAGGTAGTCTGTGGGAAAAATTTTGTTCGTAAAGAGGATTTTGATTTGTGAGAGAAATAGAGAATAGATTATCTGCTAAATAAAGACAATGTGCGTAGGCGCTCGTTACAGCTACGTTACAGGTACGACGCCCATTGTAAGCATTATTGTCAAAGTACTAAATACAGGTTACGTAAAGTATTAAATACTTTAATAAAATAGTGTTTACCGTCGGCGTAGCGGCACATCATCAATATAGAGAGATGTTTTGTTTTCCGAACTTCACGCATAAAAGCCTCGGTTCCAGAACTCAGCCACAGAAGTAGAAGCATGTATATCAATGCCAGTGCTAGAAGATTAATGAAATCAAGTAGTAGCATACtctgaaaatataaataaaggcTGTTATATTTAAGGGTCTATATTTGAATGGAAAATAAAAGGAAGAAATGTAGAGAGTTACCTTGTCAGTTTCCTCTGATTGCAACGAGATAATGCCGTgttcaaaagtaaataaaatccaaAACACGAAAAATGCACAAAATAACAGCATCTGAAAAAgtcttaattataaaatattagtaaGTAACTTAATacacataagtacctacatgcgACTTATAAAATATCAACATGTAAGAATTACTAAGGACGTTTCAACAGCCTTTCATTcagttaaattttaaatataaatttgtgaAATGCtagtaaaaaaagtaaaaaaaaccggccaagtgcgagtcggactcgcgcacggagggttccgcaccatcaacaaaaaatagagcaaaacaagcaaaaaaacggtcacccatccaagtactgaccccgcccgacgttgcttaacttcggtcaaaaatcacgtttgttgtatgggagccccacttaaatctttattttattctgtttttagtatttgttgttaaagcggcaacaaaaatacatcatctgtgaaaatttcaactgtctagctatcacggttcgtgagatacagcctggtgacagacggacggacggacggacggacagcggagtcttagtaatagtaatagggtcccgtttttaccctctgggtacGGAACCAAAAAGTAAGTAaaaaagtgtaagtgtaagttaTAAATTCATCAAAATTGCTCAAAAATTTACCTGGAAACTATATAGCTCCTTAAATAACATAAAACCCGTGAATATCTCTTTTAGATAAATGTCTGTTGGGTCACATTGCTGCCATTCTGTCGACATTATAAGTCGATTGGCTGTTTCAAATACATTACTCAAAATTGCAATATCACATTTTGTTTCTCTGGTATGTATGTTGATTTGAGAATTTAACTGACACACCCTAGTGTAGAAAAAACGCATGTGACTTAAAGAGCAAAACAACTCCACTGCTACAATTTCTAGAGTATACGTTGCTCCAACAAGTTCCAAAATTCCAAATTCATCTTTGGCTAATATATATGAGGCTAAAAAGACGAGAGCAAAAAATAAAGCCAAAGAGTAAGCAGTTATTCGATTTCGTTTTTGAAGCATGACATTGATAGGTCTATTCTTTCCCATAATACGATCTATTTTCTGCATCTGAAGGTACAAATTTATATTACCTTGATTATCGCAGAATCGTGCGTAAATTAAAAATCCGGCAAATATTACTTCAATTGACAAAAATGCCATGGTAAACATATAGAACATTTTGCGATTGTCAGAAAACCTGGCCTTGTATGATATAATTAGTTGCAAAATAGAAATTGTCATCATAATTAACCACACCATTGTATAGCATTTGTGAAATATTGTGGGCGGAGTGACTGATCCATCTTTGATATCTACTCGACTTAAACCTAACAATTTCTGGATTTTTAAAAAAGGTCCAATAACTTTTAAGAAATCTTCGTCCAAAAATCTGCTTTGATTGGACTCTTGACTGACGCTTTCGTCCAGATTTGTATTTGCTGACAAAACCATCACGACAAAAATGTGTTAAACTATGTGCTGTGTGTTATCTATTGAACAATATTAGCTGGTACTTACTAATACATTACGTTACAATGACACATTTTTGATTATTGCTATctctattattatattatttactatttaatAAAGCAATTTACGAAATTACTAAACTTTGCTGCTTGAATTTTGGGAGCTTTAGAAAAACGTTACGAGgagtaggtaattataattatgtaatatgtttaggtatatCAATGTACAGGACAAGAGGTACATTCAGCATAAAATATATAGGAAAAATCATTTAAACAGcaacttattaaattatacaggcTAATTTGGCTGGCTACTGGCCAAGGAAAGACTAGAACGAGACTAAGGACATGATTTATGATACAAAAcaatagatatttttaaaatacaggtaggtatatattatgacaaaaaagtattaataaaataaagatatattaGTGCTATATCGCTGACAtcttttttggggttccgttagatatctcaaaaggaaaaaattaaacccttataggatcactttgttgtccgcacgtccgtctgtctatcaagggcctatgggcccgattcggattttgtaatagacatctattagatatcttttagacatcgccaagatacgataacgatatgtttaagatctaacctgtcaaatttgacatttccgcgattctggagatactcttgcacgatttccacaagatattacttagagatctaattcacatctaatagatatctaacacgatctatcgtaaaagtgacattggttgcccgaattgcgctgcaaaagagaactagttgaaatctaaactataacgtatctagaatggatctagtacgtgtcgtctcttgtgaatatcttgaagttttaATACGGCAGTTTATCTCAATGCAGCGTGGAGATATCAAGTTTAAATTAAACCATTATACTCTATGATCTACGGTCTCTTGTAGCTATGAAAAACATCTAAGCAAACGCAAAAAAAGATATGGCCatttatgccgcaaaaaactTATATTTCAATACTCTCAGAGCACAGTGTGTAATTTTGGCCCGGCTGCGGCCAAGTGGAGTTTATGTGTTTATTCGAAAGATATGGCCAACAACTGATAAAAAATCCGAGTAAATTTCTGTatacttttgtagtaatttttttCTTGTGAAAGGTCAACGAccttaaggtaaaataataagttttttttctcCTAAAATATAATTGTTTCCATTATTGTTAGTACCTTATGTAACGTAACAATGCATTATCTattcgtataaaaaaaataggaaatgTAACTGTAGTATTATGagaattatttaacattttcttattttcactttttattgatttttaatttaaccttGTGTTGGTCGCATTTTATTCTTCATTATAAATATGAACAATATTGTTGTTTATTATGTCCTAAAAAATTACACACGACAATGGAAGGGGTAGAGAGATATAGCGTTTCTAAGTATTTTAGAAATTTCTATGGAAATAGGGTTGTCCAAAACtaagtacaaaaataaattctattaagattataaatgtgaaagctTGTATGTTTTGATGTTTGTTGCTCGATCACACAAGAACGgctgaactgatttagatgaaatttagcTTAATGACCAATCATCATCAATCATCACAATACAACTCTTCAGATGATAATACGATATTGTTATCTTCGTTATCGTCAGTGTcccgttca
It encodes the following:
- the LOC134662652 gene encoding uncharacterized protein LOC134662652 — translated: MSASVNNINRLTPGDVPGKDILDKGFIKVFAPFRIMQTILGSCRVNIRDQVVTAPTVVQKIYTIALLIASTFLGKSLIETYSKKIFTELQLTYIYLIGLSSLHFTFSLSVLHCRFINNQGNVELYQKMQTIDRIMKINWSNDGKLRMSHYKLNRTAVLSLLSVFSALICITIYLTHGIIGVHEILGNNWTVVSFVFEMGCCSSHIQFFIDRINRVNSIISNHLKSEQIGGRTLLVQSINLSNKRQDFESSATDIYINEIFSTFISFQNQYRFQKALILDFLITATMTALNLCMLLLLSIRSEMFLREVNKTKKLSNCILARYLDGPLRIKAKKMLKIIERDPPRFCVYNMWYMDARLLLNIFAIITNAFVIILQFSFT
- the LOC134662654 gene encoding uncharacterized protein LOC134662654; the protein is MVLSANTNLDESVSQESNQSRFLDEDFLKVIGPFLKIQKLLGLSRVDIKDGSVTPPTIFHKCYTMVWLIMMTISILQLIISYKARFSDNRKMFYMFTMAFLSIEVIFAGFLIYARFCDNQGNINLYLQMQKIDRIMGKNRPINVMLQKRNRITAYSLALFFALVFLASYILAKDEFGILELVGATYTLEIVAVELFCSLSHMRFFYTRVCQLNSQINIHTRETKCDIAILSNVFETANRLIMSTEWQQCDPTDIYLKEIFTGFMLFKELYSFQAVETLFQMLLFCAFFVFWILFTFEHGIISLQSEETDKSMLLLDFINLLALALIYMLLLLWLSSGTEAFMREVRKTKHLSILMMCRYADGPLRTTAKNMLKLIEETPPDFSVYGMWSMDAQLIIDIFNLITNFILTILQFTFL